In the genome of Crassaminicella thermophila, the window CCATTGTGACAGGTGATTTAGGAAAAGCTATTGCCAAATCTTATGGAGTAAAAACCTTTGAAGCTTTAACAGGATTTAAAAATATTTGCGGGAAAGTAAATGAATTAGAAAAGCTTGGAAATAACAATTTTGTATTTGGCTATGAAGAAAGCATTGGATATGTTGCAGGAAATTTTGTAAGAGATAAAGATGGAGTTATTGCATCAGAGCTTCTTTGTGAAGCAGCAGCTTATTATAAAGGTCATGGAAAAACTTTATTAGATGTTTTAGAAGAAATATATAAAAAGTATGGTTATTATCAAGAAAAGCTTGTTTCTATTGTTTTAGAAGGAATCGAAGGGCAAAATAGAATTAAGCGAATGATGGAGAAATTTAGAACAGAATATCCTACTGATATAAAAAAGAGTAAGTTATCAAAATACATAGACTATCAAAAACAGGTATCTTTTGATTTTTTAAAAGAAAAGGAAGAGTCTATAGAAATTCCTATATCCAATGTATTAAAATTTGTGTTTGATGATCATTCTTGGTATGCTATTCGACCATCTGGAACGGAACCTAAAATTAAAGTTTATATGTATACAAAGGGAGATACATTGGAAGAAGCACAAGAAAAATTAAAAAATATAGAAGAAGTAGTTATGAAGCAATTAGAGGAAGTAGAATAGATAAGAATAATTTATTTTAGGAAGGTATACGATGAAAGAGACAAAATTAATTGTTAAAAATAAGTTTTTGAAAAAATATAAAAGTGGCTATCCTTTGATAATGAAAGATGCAATAATAAATATGAATGCTTTAAAAGAAGAAGGACAGCTTATAAGATTATTAGATGAGAAAAAAGGATTTATTGGAAAGGGCTATTATGGTATACAAAATAAAGGTTATGGATGGATTTTGACTCAAAATGAAAAGGAAAAGATCGATCATTCTTTTTTCCATAAAAAGTTGTTAGAAGCAATCAAACGAAGAAAAAAATTATATATGGATAGAAATACCACTGCTTTTCGCGTATTCAACGGAGAAGGAGATGGTATTGGTGGATTTACAGTTGATTATTTTGATGGGTTTTATTTGATAAATTGGTACAGTAAGGGGATTTATACATTCAAGGATTATATAATCAATACTTTAAAAAATCTTTCAGGCTGTAGAGGGATTTATGAAAAAAAGAGATTTGATACAGGTGGAAAGTTTATAGAAGAGGATGGGTATGTTTGGGGAGAGAGAGCTAAGTTTCCTCTTATAGTAAAGGAAAATGGAGTAAATTTTGCAATTTACTTGAATGAAGGAGCTATGGTAGGAGTATTTTTAGATCAAAGAGAAGTAAGGAAAGCTATAAGAGATAAATATGCAAAGGATAAAAATGTATTAAATACCTTTTCATATACAGGTGCATTTTCAGTTTTTGCAGCACTAGGAGGAGCAAGGAAAACGACTAGTGTTGATCTTGCAAATAGGAGTTTGCCAAAGACTATTGAGCATTTTAGTTTAAATAATATTGACTATGAAGCTCAAGATATTATTGTAGAAGATGTATTTGGATATTTTAAGTATGCACAAAAGAAAAACTTAAAATTTGATTTAATTATTCTAGATCCTCCAAGCTTTGCAAAATCAAAGAAAAATCGTTTTAGTGCGGCCAAAGACTACAAAGATTTATTAAAATCAGTGATAAATATAACAGAAGACGGTGGAGTAATAGTAGCATCCACAAATTGTGCTAGCTTCGATATGAAAAAATTTAAAGACTTTATTGATAAAGCTTTTAATGAAATGGATAAAAAATATAAAATCTTAGAAGAATACAGACTTCCAGAAGACTTTAGAACCATTAGGGAGTTTAGAGAAGGAAACTACTTAAAGGTAGTGTTTATAAAGAAATATTGAAGGTTTTCACCAAAAATATGATGACGAAATATAGATATATAATATATAATTAATATAAGAATACTTAAGGCCTCACCAGTAATGGGTGAGGTTAATTGTTTTTAAGGGGAAGGAGGAATATACTAGCATAAACTAATATTATTTCCAATAAAGCTTTTCCATCATAAAAGAAAGGCGTGATATTTTGAAGAAAAATG includes:
- a CDS encoding class I SAM-dependent rRNA methyltransferase encodes the protein MKETKLIVKNKFLKKYKSGYPLIMKDAIINMNALKEEGQLIRLLDEKKGFIGKGYYGIQNKGYGWILTQNEKEKIDHSFFHKKLLEAIKRRKKLYMDRNTTAFRVFNGEGDGIGGFTVDYFDGFYLINWYSKGIYTFKDYIINTLKNLSGCRGIYEKKRFDTGGKFIEEDGYVWGERAKFPLIVKENGVNFAIYLNEGAMVGVFLDQREVRKAIRDKYAKDKNVLNTFSYTGAFSVFAALGGARKTTSVDLANRSLPKTIEHFSLNNIDYEAQDIIVEDVFGYFKYAQKKNLKFDLIILDPPSFAKSKKNRFSAAKDYKDLLKSVINITEDGGVIVASTNCASFDMKKFKDFIDKAFNEMDKKYKILEEYRLPEDFRTIREFREGNYLKVVFIKKY